Proteins encoded in a region of the Grus americana isolate bGruAme1 unplaced genomic scaffold, bGruAme1.mat H_20, whole genome shotgun sequence genome:
- the LOC129200242 gene encoding histone PARylation factor 1-like — translation MTGGGKRRPRGAAGPAGEQCEKNGDVKKRRSNQADIPDNLHQEAETSYRLRLPEDFYQFWKFCEELDPEKPSDALVSSVGLKLVGPYDILAGRHKKAKSTDLDFNLHWRFFYDPPEFQTILVGDSKTQYHMGYFRDVPDELPVWVGANEAKKGCVISQVGDNVFAAVKLFLSKKIKEVTDKKKNAILKDIDEKLTRTAKELGYSLEQKTLKMKQRDKKVVTKAFHGAGLVVPVDKNDVGYRELPETNANLKKICKAIVDAPTDDERLKAFAPIQEMLTFVQFANDECDYGMGYELGMDLFCYGSHYFHKTVGQLLPLAYTLLKRNLFADIIQSHLANRREEEVDQLAP, via the exons ATGACAGGTGGCGGGAAGCGGAGGccgcgcggggcggcgggcccggccggcGAGCAG tgtgaaaaaaatggagatgtCAAGAAAAGAAGGTCCAATCAGGCAGATATCCCTGATAATCTTCATCAAGAAGCAGAAACAAGCTATCGGCTTAGACTGCCTGAAGACTTCTATCAGTTTTGGAAGTTTTGTGAGGAATTAGATCCTGAGAAACCAAGTG atgcGCTTGTGTCAAGTGTTGGACTTAAGCTGGTTGGACCATATGATATTCTTGCTGGAagacacaaaaaagcaaaatcaacaGATCTGGACTTCAATCTTCATTGGCGATTCTTCTATGATCCCCCAGAATTCCAGACTATACTTGTTGGGGATAGCAAAACACAGTATCACATGGGATAtttcag GGATGTGCCAGATGAGCTTCCAGTGTGGGTTGGTGCAAATGAAGCCAAGAAGGGCTGTGTGATTTCACAAGTTGGTGATAATGTCTTTGCTGCAGTCAA gttatttttgtcaaaaaaaattaaggaagtgaccgataaaaagaaaaatgctattttgaaaGACATAGATGAAAAACTaacaagaacagcaaaagaacTGGGTTATTCTCTGgaacaaaaaaccctgaagatGAAACAGAGAGATAAGAAA GTGGTGACCAAAGCATTTCATGGAGCAGGCCTAGTTGTTCCTGTAGACAAAAATGATGTTGGATACAGAGAGCTTCCTGAAACAAATG ctaatcttaaaaaaatttgtAAGGCCATTGTTGATGCCCCTACTGATGATGAGAGACTGAAGGCCTTTGCACCAATTCAAGAAATGCTGACCTTTGTTCAGTTTGCTAATGATGAATGTGACTACGGAATGGGATATGAACTGGGCATGGACCTGTTTTGCTATGGATCACAT TACTTCCACAAGACGGTgggccagctgctgcctctggctTACACCCTGCTGAAGAGGAACCTCTTTGCCGACATCATCCAGTCGCACTTGGCCAACcggcgggaggaggaggtggaccAGCTGGCACCctga